A window of Candidatus Binataceae bacterium contains these coding sequences:
- a CDS encoding zinc-ribbon domain-containing protein, whose amino-acid sequence MRCSNCGAENSEENRFCGDCGAALAHRCARCGADNPGGKGFCGDCGAALVASNGPAQPPAPSQPTARIPTPAKARGAAASDDGERRHLTVLFSDLVGSTEIAAQLDAEDWREIAAHYQRTAAAAVTRFGGHVAKYLGDGLMVYFGWPQAHEDDAERAVRAGLAVVDEVAALNGRLATE is encoded by the coding sequence ATGCGTTGTTCGAACTGCGGTGCGGAGAACTCCGAAGAAAATCGCTTCTGCGGCGATTGCGGCGCCGCATTGGCGCATCGTTGTGCGCGCTGCGGTGCGGACAATCCGGGGGGCAAGGGATTCTGCGGGGATTGCGGTGCTGCGCTGGTGGCCAGTAACGGTCCTGCCCAGCCGCCCGCGCCTTCACAACCCACCGCCAGAATACCCACCCCCGCGAAGGCACGCGGGGCGGCGGCCTCGGACGATGGCGAGCGCCGCCATCTGACGGTGTTGTTCTCGGACCTGGTCGGGTCCACCGAGATCGCGGCTCAGCTAGATGCCGAAGACTGGCGCGAGATCGCCGCGCACTACCAGCGCACCGCCGCCGCGGCGGTCACCCGCTTCGGCGGGCATGTCGCCAAGTATCTGGGCGATGGCCTGATGGTGTACTTCGGCTGGCCGCAGGCGCACGAGGACGATGCCGAGCGCGCGGTGCGCGCCGGGCTGGCGGTGGTCGACGAGGTCGCGGCGCTGAACGGACGGTTGGCCACTGAG
- a CDS encoding DUF3300 domain-containing protein — protein MRCSINQQRYRALSIALAAALLISTSPLAGLARGEESASTSKPESQSTAATTPGPAPGEATPEELEELVSPIALYPDLLVARILVASTFPTQIVEAQRWLEQNPNLKGDQFAEAVNAQPWDPSVRSLAQFRDVLKTMNDSLSWTSALGEAYYNQPDDVMDAIQRLRNRAVKAGTLKDTPQQKVETKAASPEPAEGGGAPEGGATQQQTVVIEPAQQNTVYVPQYNPTTAYGAPVAAPVGYAAPAGYTGTEMLTTGLLSFGAGMGLMALINEGDDDWGCGWDGGGGGNTVNYNKNVYANRGNNYPRSAQGQARQGSRQARRDTRQTGRNPGATPYAGAGRGGGATRPTARPYNAASARPYRSGGPGGGKPTFPKASTLPANAGLGGASAAGRGAGTGGRGAGQGALSNQRQNRAQQQRGYGANTPNRSTQGGRSGAFGGYGSGGRTQAAGNRGRSSLGGRGGGGGGGRRGGGGGGGGGRRGGGGGGGRGRR, from the coding sequence ATGCGCTGTTCAATCAACCAGCAAAGGTATAGAGCGCTTTCCATAGCGCTTGCTGCCGCTTTACTGATTTCCACTTCCCCGCTGGCGGGGCTGGCTCGCGGTGAGGAGTCTGCATCTACTTCAAAGCCCGAGTCGCAGAGCACAGCTGCAACCACACCGGGGCCGGCGCCCGGTGAAGCTACGCCAGAGGAATTGGAGGAGCTGGTGTCACCCATCGCTCTCTATCCAGACCTGCTGGTGGCACGCATCCTGGTCGCGTCTACTTTCCCTACCCAGATAGTGGAAGCCCAGCGATGGCTTGAGCAGAATCCGAACCTCAAGGGCGATCAGTTCGCGGAGGCAGTAAACGCGCAGCCCTGGGACCCCAGCGTCAGATCACTGGCGCAGTTCCGTGACGTACTCAAAACGATGAATGACAGTCTGTCTTGGACCTCCGCATTGGGAGAGGCGTACTACAACCAGCCTGATGACGTCATGGACGCTATTCAGCGACTTCGCAATCGGGCGGTGAAGGCGGGAACGTTGAAGGACACCCCACAGCAGAAAGTCGAAACCAAGGCTGCGTCTCCGGAACCGGCGGAGGGCGGCGGCGCTCCGGAGGGCGGCGCCACACAGCAGCAAACTGTGGTCATTGAGCCTGCACAGCAGAACACGGTGTACGTTCCTCAATACAATCCTACGACGGCGTACGGGGCGCCGGTCGCGGCGCCTGTCGGGTACGCCGCGCCCGCCGGTTACACCGGCACCGAGATGCTTACAACCGGACTTCTTTCCTTCGGAGCCGGAATGGGGCTCATGGCCCTGATTAACGAAGGCGACGACGACTGGGGTTGCGGTTGGGACGGGGGAGGAGGAGGAAATACGGTCAATTACAACAAAAACGTTTACGCCAATCGCGGCAACAACTACCCAAGAAGCGCACAAGGACAGGCACGACAGGGTTCCCGACAGGCTCGGCGAGACACCCGCCAGACCGGGCGCAACCCTGGTGCGACCCCCTATGCAGGCGCGGGCCGTGGCGGAGGCGCTACGAGGCCCACGGCACGGCCCTACAATGCTGCCAGCGCCAGGCCGTATCGGTCGGGTGGCCCCGGTGGGGGCAAACCAACATTCCCCAAGGCCAGTACCCTGCCTGCAAACGCGGGTTTGGGCGGGGCGTCCGCCGCTGGGCGAGGCGCGGGGACCGGAGGGCGGGGCGCGGGGCAAGGGGCCCTTTCAAATCAGCGACAAAATCGCGCCCAGCAGCAGCGCGGCTATGGGGCAAACACCCCGAATCGAAGCACCCAGGGAGGCCGCAGTGGCGCCTTCGGCGGCTACGGATCTGGGGGACGTACGCAAGCGGCGGGGAATCGGGGACGATCAAGTCTTGGCGGACGAGGGGGTGGGGGGGGCGGTGGTCGACGAGGCGGTGGTGGTGGAGGAGGTGGGGGCAGGCGCGGTGGTGGCGGCGGTGGGGGTCGAGGCCGGCGCTAG